From Homalodisca vitripennis isolate AUS2020 chromosome 1, UT_GWSS_2.1, whole genome shotgun sequence, the proteins below share one genomic window:
- the LOC124356312 gene encoding zinc finger protein OZF-like, which produces MEESALPIDVCRTCGAEDGVVAIFGEEGEEMQLAEKINSYLPITVLHEDKLPLAICQQCISRLESCHLLVLSCLDTDDRLRQILSEDGDSPKFEKEFQNVPDSTDDLLISNKENNSSAQISLTNILTQDGETSGLVAPNVYVIPSITKPVIRENTFSTPLDRSSSCGYFCDGCNIWYKQRKRFMAHQLICPMMKTFECLSCDYEAKDKADLGRHTKLHSAIPEELASKTLQNECNICKRVLSTKMALKLHLRTHSGEKPYSCQYCKKTFAQKSALKYHEKTHIDTKPFYCRFCNKGFNGKMVWENHERIHTGERPYQCVVCNVRFRCLANLRQHQPIHSEEKSFKCPVCPKMFRRPEKVRIHLRTHTGEKPYTCPICYRGFTQKGDMMKHKLIHPRLDRTKEVKAGEKSKEELTS; this is translated from the exons ATGGAGGAATCCGCTTTGCCTATAGATGTTTGCCGCACATGTGGAGCAGAAGATGGGGTGGTAGCTATATTTGGTGAGGAGGGAGAAGAAATGCAGTTAGCTGAGAAAATTAATTCCTACTTGCCCATTACA GTGTTACATGAGGACAAACTCCCTCTGGCTATCTGTCAGCAGTGCATCAGTCGACTTGAAAGTTGTCACCTCCTGGTGTTGTCTTGTCTGGACACAGACGATCGTCTCAGGCAGATCCTGTCAGAAGATGGGGATAGTCCTAAATTTGAAAAG GAGTTCCAAAATGTCCCAGACTCCACTGATGATTTGTTGATTTCAAACAAAGAGAACAACTCGAGTGCTCAGATAAGCTTGACTAACATTTTAACTCAAGATGGAGAAACATCAGGTTTG GTGGCACCAAATGTATATGTGATTCCGTCCATAACAAAACCGGTTATTAGAGAAAACACATTTTCAACACCCCTAGATCGCTCATCCAGTTGTGGTTACTTCTGCGATGGTTGCAACATTTGGTACAAGCAGCGAAAAAGGTTCATGGCACATCAGTTGATCTGTCCAATGATGAAAACATTTGAGTGCCTCTCATGTGACTACGAGGCTAAAGACAAAGCTGATCTTGGAAGACATACAAAATTGCACAGTGCTATTCCAGAGGAACTTGCGAGTAAGACTTTGCAAAATGAATGCAACATATGTAAAAGAGTTCTATCGACCAAGATGGCGCTTAAACTCCACTTAAGAACCCATTCTGGTGAAAAACCCTACAGTTGTCAATATTGCAAGAAAACGTTTGCCCAGAAAAGTGCACTTAAATACCACGAAAAAACGCACATCGATACCAAACCTTTCTACTGTAGATTTTGCAATAAGGGATTCAACGGGAAGATGGTGTGGGAGAATCACGAAAGGATACACACCGGAGAGCGTCCTTATCAGTGCGTTGTGTGTAACGTGCGTTTTAGGTGTCTGGCGAACCTCAGGCAGCACCAGCCGATCCACAGTGAAGAGAAATCTTTTAAATGTCCTGTGTGTCCGAAAATGTTTCGTAGACCAGAAAAAGTGCGGATACACCTTCGTACCCACACGGGTGAGAAACCATACACTTGCCCGATATGCTATCGTGGATTTACCCAGAAAGGTGATATGATGAAACACAAACTAATTCATCCTCGACTTGATAGAACCAAAGAGGTGAAGGCTGGTGAAAAATCCAAAGAAGAACTGACgtcataa